A region of the Bacillus sp. (in: firmicutes) genome:
AACCAAGTGGACGGAGTAATCTACGACTTAGGAGTTTCTTCTCCCCAATTAGATCTTCCTGAACGTGGTTTCAGTTATCAGCATGATGTACCTTTAGATATGCGGATGGACTTAGATAAAGAGTTAACAGCCTACGACATCGTCAATCATTGGCCGTTTGAAGAGCTCGTCCGTATTTTTTCAAAATATGGCGAAGAACGCTTCTCAAAACAAATTGCCCGAAAAATTGAACAGTCGCGCGAACGGAAGCCAATTGAGACAACAGGCGAATTAGTAGAACTCATCAAAGAAGGGATTCCAGCTCCTGCTAGGAGGAAAGGGGGGCACCCAGCCAAACGAGTATTCCAAGCCATTCGGATTGCTGTAAACGATGAATTAGGGGCGTTTGAGGAATCATTAAAAAAAGCGATTGAATTATTAAAACCGGGTGGTCGAATTAGCGTCATTACCTTTCACTCATTAGAGGATCGTATTTGTAAAACGATTTTCAAAGAATATAGCCAAGCACCAGATTTACCACCAGGTTTACCAATCATTCCTCAAGAATTTAAGCCAGTTTTAAAACTAGTTACGAGGAAACCAATTTTACCTAGTGATGAAGAATTAGAGCAAAACAATCGGGCACGTTCAGCAAAATTGCGTATAGCAGAAAAACGATAAAAAGGAGGAACAAATGTGGGGAACGTAGCTAGAAAATATCAAACACAAGAATCTGTAAACCACCAGCCAAAACAAACGGTTCAAACAAAGGTAAGGCAAAAGGTAGGAATTACAAAAGGGGAAAAGTTGTTAGGGGCGCTGTTCATTACCTTTATTTGTGTGATGGCGGTTCAACTGATTCAAGCGCAAGCGGATATTTATGCAGTGAATAAAGAAATTCAAGATGTTCAAAAAGCCATCCAAGAGCAAGAAAAACAAAATGAACAGCTTCAGCTCCAAGTGAACGAGCTTAGTACGTACGAACGCATTTGGCAAAAAGCAAAAGAATTAGGCTTAGATTTAAACGAGAATAACGTCAAGGTTGTGCAGAAAAAATGAACCAAGTAAAAGGCAATATGAAACGAGGAGCAGTAATATTGTTTTTAATATTCAGCCTCCTCTTTTTTATATTAATTTTCCGCTTTATGGTGATTCAAATTACCGGTGAAGTGGATGGAAAAGTGTTAGCAGCAAAAGCGGCTCAACAACATTTACGGAGTGCCGTTTTAGAAGCTACCAGAGGAAACATCTATGACCAACATGGAGAAGTGATTGCCGAAGATACGGTTTCCTATTCCCTTATCGCCATTTTGGATCCTAAAGTGACAACCGATATGGAGCATCCACGTCATGTTGTTGATCCAGAAATGACAGCTGAAAAGCTTGCAACCGTGCTTTCCATGAGCAAAGAAGAAATTTATCAAATTTTAACAAAGAAAGGACGATTCCAAGTAGAGTTTGGAAGTGCCGGGAGAAATTTAACAGTTCATGAAAAAGAACAAATAGAATCGTTGAACCTTCCAGGCATTACATTTATTGAAGATCGTAAACGGTCCTATCCGAATGGTGTGTTTGCGTCTCATTTAATCGGCTTTGCAGAAAAAGAAGTCGTTAATGGGAAAGAAGAATTGGTTGGAGTACTTGGGATTGAAAAAAGCTTCAATGATTTGTTAAAAGGAAAAGACGGATATATTCAGTACGAAAGCGATATATGGGAATATATATTGCCGAATAGCACAAAAATGGTAAAAAAACCACAAAACGGAAAAGATATTTATTTAACGATTGATAAGAAAATCCAAACCTTTTTAGAAGATGCACTAACGGAAGTAGAAAAAGAGTATTCTCCGAAAAAAATGATCGCCATCGTCGCAGACCCAAAAACGGGTCGAATTTTAGCGATGGGTCAGCGCCCATCCTTCCACTTAGAAACAAGAGAAGGCATTAATCAATCTTGGCATAATGAAGTGGTGGAGTGGGCGTATGAACCAGGTTCGACCATGAAAATTTTTTCATTGGCAGCGGCTGTTGAAGAAGGAGTATTTCATCCAGAGGATACGTATGTATCTGGTTCTTACCGTTTGGAAAGTGGAGGATCAATTAGAGACCATAACGGAAAAGGTTGGGGGAAAATTACGTTTTTAGAAGGTGTTCAACGTTCCTCAAACGTAGCTTTTGCCTACTTATTGGAGAAAATGGGAACCGATGTGTTTCGTGAGTATTTAGATGCATTTAAGTTCGGTGTTCCTACAGGCATTGGTTTGCCGAATGAACCAAGCGGGCACATTTTATATAATTGGCCAATCGAAAAAGTAACAACGGCTTTTGGACAAGGAACTACAGTGACTCCGTTACAATTAATTCAAGCGATGACGGCAATTGCTAATGACGGAAAGATGATGAAACCGTACGTGATTGAAAAAATTGTCGATCCAGACACGAATAAAGTGATTAAGCAATCCGAACCAGCAGTGGTTGGTACTCCAATTAGTAAACAAACAGCCAAAGAGGTGCGGGATATATTAGAAACCGTTGTCTCCGCGCCTGAAGGAACAGGGCACGCCTATCAATTGGAAGGCTATGATGTTGCCGGAAAAACAGGGACAGCACAAATTCCAAATCCAGACGGTCGTGGATATTTAACTGGTTGGGACAATTATCTTTTCTCGTTTTTAGGTATTGCGCCAAAAGACGACCCACAATTAATTATGTATGTGGCTATCCAACAACCAGACTTAGACGATGAAAAATATGAATCAGGTTCAGCCCCTGTATCCAAAATCTTTAACCCGGTTATGAAAAATAGTTTACAATATTTAAATATCCAACCGAAAGAAATGAAAGAAGCAAAGATTGTAGAAGTTCCTAACGTGATTGGAATGTCTGTAGAAAAAGCGAAAAAAACGTTAGAAAAAGAAGGCGTTCAAGTGATTGTGCTTGGGAAAGGCTCTAAAGTTGAACGACAGCTTCCAGAAGAACATATTTCGATATTAGAACACGAAAAAGTGATCATTCAAACCGATGGTAAGCTCACCATTCCAGATATGACTGGTTGGTCGAAACGGGATGTCATGAAAGTAGCAGAAATTGCGGAATTAGAATTGAATATGGTCGGTAAAGGTTTTGTCATTAATCAAAATTTAAAACCGAATTCACCGGTTAAAAAAGGAGATCAACTCGTCGTTACTTTCCAAACGCCAGAAGAAAAGATGAATTCGGAAATGGAAGAAACGGGAGAAGAAGAAGAGCTTCCATTAAATTAATGAGAGCTAGTGAATGAATCGCTAGCTCTTTATTTATCTACTTTTTGGTTGGATAAAACATGTTAGTAAAATATCTGCTTGGCAAGCTGTGAATGGCGTTGGCGAGTATTTATCCGCTAGTGGCAAGTAAAACTTCGGATTTGGCAAGTAATTTTTCAAGATTGGCAAGTAAACTTCCAAAACCAGCAAGTAAATACTGAATTTAGCAAGTAAACTGGTAAGTTGGTAAAAATATTAAAATTAATTATTTTATTGGATTAGTAACCTTAACTATTCCTACTGGACAAAATGAAAAAGAAACCTAGAGTTTTCCTGTTCACTGATAACCGGATCCGGCAACCGGGTATGGATTCATTGAAGGTCTAATCCAAAAGGTACAAGCATATATTGGAACGAGCCTGATAAAGAGGAGGTTCGTCCGTTGAAGCGTGTGTCCAATGTCACTGTAAGGCGTCGGCTAGTATTAACGCTTATTTTTGGATTATTGATTTTTTTAATTATCGACTTACGACTAGGCTATGTGCAATTTGTATTAGGCGATTGGTTAACGGGAAAAGCACAAGATTTATGGAGTCGAAATATTCCGTTTGAACCAGAGAGAGGAAAAATATTAGATCGTAACGGTGTCGAGCTAGCAACTAATCAAAGTGCACCAACTGTTTACGTTGTACCTAGACAAGTAGAAGATCCTGTAGAAACGGCGGAAAAACTTGCGGCAGTATTGAACATGTCGAAAGAAAAAGCGTATCAACATGTAACGAAGAAAACGAACATTGAACGAATCCATCCGGAAGGTAGAAAAATCTCCATTGAAAAAGCGAACGAAATCATGGATTTAAATTTAAAAGGGGTGTATATCGGTGAAGATTCGAAACGATATTACCCATTTGGAGATTATTTGTCACACGTTTTGGGGTTTGCTGGGGTGGATAACCAAGGATTAATGGGATTGGAATTGTATTACGATAAAGAGCTGAGTGGTGAAAAAGGCTCAGTTCAATTTTACTCCACTGCGAAAGGACAACGAATGCCGGAAATGCCAGACGATTATCAACCACCAGTGGATGGGTTAGACTTAAAGCTAACCATTGATACGAAAGTGCAAACGATTGTTGAGCGGGAACTCGATAATGCAGAAGCGACATATCAGCCGGATGGAATTATAGCGGTAGCAATGAATCCAAACAATGGGGAAATATTAGCGATGGCGAGTCGACCGAACTTTGATCCAGGTGATTTTCAAAGCGTTCCCCCAGAGATTTATAACCGTAATTTACCAATTTGGAGTACGTATGAACCAGGATCGACGTTTAAAATTATCACTTTAGCCGCTGCGTTAGAGGAAGGAAAAGTCGATTTAGAAAATGGAAGATTTTATGATCCAGGTCACATTGAAGTAGCTGGGGCAAAGTTACGTTGTTGGAAAAGAGGTGGACACGGTTCACAAACGTTTCTTGAAGTGGTTCAAAATTCTTGTAACCCAGGGTTTGTTGAATTAGGTCAACGGCTTGGGAAAGAAACGTTATTTCAATATATTAAAGACTTCGGGTTCGGGCAAAAAACGGGCATCGATTTACATGGAGAGGGAACCGGTATTTTATTTAATCTAGAAAAGGTCGGTCCAGTGGAACTCGCTACAACTGCATTTGGTCAAGGGGTGGCCGTCACACCGATTCAGCAAGTAGCTGCAGTGGCGGCAGCGGTGAATGGAGGAATTTTGTATCAACCGTATGTGGCGAAAGAACTGATTGACCCAAATACCGGTGAAGTTGTGATGCGAAACACCCCTGTGGCGAAGCGTCGGGTGATTTCTGAAGAGACGTCAGAACAAATTCGCTATGCCCTAGAAAGCGTTGTCGCTCAAGGAACAGGGAAAAATGCTTTTGTAGAGTCGTATCGTGTCGGTGGAAAGACAGGGACGGCCCAAAAAGCCCAAAATGGGAAATATTTAGAAAATAATCATATCGTCTCGTTTATCGGATTTGCTCCAGCCGATGATCCGCAAATTGTCGTTTACGTAGCAGTAGATAATCCAAAGGGAACCGTTCAATTCGGGGGCGTTGTCGCTGCTCCCATTGTAGGAAACATCATCCGAGATACGTTGCCGGTGTTAGGGGTAGAACCACGAAAAGACCAAATTGAAAAAGAAAGAACCTACTTGGACACGCCGATGGTGGAAGTACCAGATTTGGTTGGCTTAACACGAAAAGAAATTGTTCAAAAATTTTTCAACTTGAAATTAGACGTTACTGGAACTGGAACAACGGTTGTAAAACAAGCACCAGAACCTGGTGTAAAGGTCAAAGAAGGGTCGACCATTCGCATCTATTTAGGTGAAGAGTAGGCTGTCATAAATGACGGCCTGTCTCTTCTTCATTACACTTTCTTTACTTTTACAAAATTAGCATAGACAACGGTTTTTCGGTAAAATATAATGTGATTGTTTCCATACATATGAGAGGGATGAAACCAATGGATTTACAAACATTACTTTCATACTTACCAATTAAAAAAGTGCTTCATCATGGAAACCCTATGATTACTTCTATTGAAAATAATCATCAACATGTGAAAAATGGAAGTTTATTTGTTTGCATCACAGGGGCTCGATTTGATGGGCATAACTTTGCCGAAGAAGCTGTAAAGAAAGGTGCAGTCGCTCTTTTAGCAGAAAAAGACGTAAAGGTAACTGTACCAACCATAATTGTCAAAGATACAAAAAAAGCCCTTGCACTTTTAGCGGATATTTTTTATGGACAACCTACCCACAAATTCCGATTAATTGGAGTAACGGGGACGAATGGAAAAACAACGACGACACAAATAATTGACCATTTGTTTCAACAAGCAGGTGAAAAAACCGGCTTAATTGGCACCATGTACATGAAAATTGGTGACCGAAAAATAGAAACGAAAAATACGACACCGGATAGCTTAACGTTACAAAAAACGTTTAAAGCAATGGTAGATGATAAAGTAACTACTGCGGTGATGGAAGTTTCCTCTCATGCGCTCGTTCAAGGTCGTGTGCATGGATGTGATTACGATATCGCTATTTTCACGAACTTAACACAGGATCATCTCGATTATCACGGAACGATGGACGAATACCGTCGGGCCAAAGGTCTTCTATTTGCCCAATTAGGAAACACGTTCCATCACAATCGTCCGAAATATGCTATTATGAATAGCGATGATCCAGCTACAACTGAATTTATGATAGAAACCGCTGGAGCACACGTAGTTACTTACGGTATTGAAAAAGAAGCAGATTTTCGTGCAACGGATATTCAATTACACCCAACCGGAACGAGATTCCTTTTGCACTATCCTGAAGGAACAGCAACCGTCAACATGAAGTTAGTTGGAAAATTTAACGTTTATAATGTATTAGCGGCGGTTGCAGCAGCATATGTTTCCGGAATGGAAATACATACGATTTTACAAGGTATACAATCGTTAACGGGTGTTGCTGGACGGTTTGAAGTAGTGGATGGCGGTCAAAACTTCTCCGTCATCGTCGACTATGCGCATACGCCAGATAGTCTGGAAAATGTGTTAAAAACAGTCAAGCAATTAACAGACAAGCGTATATTTGTGGTCGTTGGTTGTGGAGGCGATCGAGATAAAACGAAACGGCCGATAATGGCTCGGATTGCGTGTCAATATGCAGACATCCCGGTCTTTACATCAGACAATCCTCGTTCAGAAGATCCGATGCAAATTTTACGGGATATGGAACAAGGAGCCGAAGGACAGGCGTATCAATTGATACCTGACCGTAAACAAGCGATTTTTTGGGCAATTGAAGAAGCAAATCAAGGCGATGTCGTCCTTATTGCCGGTAAAGGGCATGAGACGTATCAAATTATTGGCGACCAAGTCCTTGATTTTGATGATCGTCAAGTAGCATTAGAAGCGATTAAGGGGCGTCTATAATGCTCACATTTCAAGATGTATCATCGGTTTGTCCCAATTTTCGGGGGGCAAAAGACGAACAAATTCGTTTTCATTCGTTGTTGCTTGACCTATCCCTAAATGGGGAGAAAGGATTATATATCGCGTTAACATCCTTTGACATACTAAAGGCGATTGAACAAGGGGCCATCGCGGCCATGTGGCCTTCCAATCAACCTTTACCAGCAGCAGTACCAACACTTTTTCCTGTGTTTTTTGTCGAAAGGGTGGACGAAGCACTTCTCACCCTTTTAAAAACATACTTACAGAAATTAAATAAAGAAGAGTGGGAGCAGATGACAAACATCGTTTTTACAAAAGATAAACTTCTGAATGATTGGATTAAAACATATGATAGGGCAATAAAGAAGGAAATTTTTCGATACATTACCAAATTGCAGCAACACATCAATAGGAAGAAAGGTGGGGATAAAAGATGTTAGAGCAAGTACTTTTATTTACGTTGCTAATGGCCTTTTTAATTGCCGTTCTTTTATCTCCAATATTTATCCCTTTTTTACGAAGATTAAAATTTGGCCAAAGCATTCGGGAAGAGGGACCAAAATCTCATCAGATAAAGTCAGGTACCCCAACCATGGGCGGAATTGTCATTTTAATATCTATTATCATTTCAACTCTTTTAATGACAATGAAGTATTCCAAGCCGAGTGTAGAGATATACTTATTGTTACTCGTTACAATTGGTTTTGGTTTATTAGGATTTCTTGATGATTTTATCAAGGTCGTAATGAAACGAAATTTAGGCTTAACCTCTAAGCAAAAATTATTCGGGCAAATTGTCAATTCAGTGATCTTTTATATCGTATTTCAACAACACGACTTTTCAACGGTGATTACGGTACCTTTGATTGATTGGTCGATTGATTTAGGACATTTTTATGTATTATTCATTATTTTTTGGTTAGTAGGTTTTTCCAATGCAGTGAATTTAACAGATGGTTTAGATGGTTTAGTATCCGGCACATCGGCCATTGCTTTCGGAACGTTGGCCATCTTAGCATGGAATCAATCTCAATATGATGTAGCGATTTTTTCTGTTGCTGTTGTAGGTGCGGTTCTCGGGTTTCTCGTCTTTAATGCCCACCCGGCAAAAGTGTTTATGGGAGATACCGGTTCCCTTGCCCTCGGAGGAGCTATTGCAACGGTTGCGATTTTAACGAAATTGGAATTTTTGCTAGTTTTAATTGGTGGTGTATTTGTCATCGAGACTTTATCTGTCATTATTCAAGTCATTTCTTTTAAAACGACAGGTAAGCGAGTATTTCGGATGAGCCCGTTGCATCACCATTATGAACTCAAGGGTTGGTCCGAATGGCGAGTGGTCGTTACGTTCTGGACTGTCGGATTATTATTTTCCATTTTAGCAACATATATCGAGGTGTGGATGTAGTTGAAAACGATCAAAAAATATGAAAATAAAAAAGTCCTTGTATTAGGATTAGCGAAAAGCGGGGTAAGTGCTGCCTCGCTTTTACATAAGTTAGGTGCTTTTGTTACCGTCAATGATTACAAACCGTTGTCGGAAAACCCAGAAGCTCAAAACTTATTAGATGAAGGAATTAAGGTCATTTGCGGAGGTCATCCGCTTGAGCTCATCGATGAAGGATTTGAACTCATTGTGAAAAACCCCGGAATTCCTTATGACAACCCGTTAGTAGAACGGGCTCTTAAAAAAGGGATTCCAATTATTACAGAAGTCGAGCTTGCATACGAAATTTGTGAAGCAGAGTTTATTGGTATCACGGGGACGAATGGGAAAACAACAACGACGACGCTCATTTTTGAAATGTTAAAAGAAGGTGGGAAAGCTCCGTTAATTGCTGGGAATATCGGAAAAGTAGCTTCTGAAGTCGTTCAACAGGCGACGAAAGCGAATGATATTGTCATTGAACTTTCATCGTTTCAATTAATGGGCATTGACAAATTTTGTCCGAAAATTGCGGTACTAACAAATATTTACGACGCCCATTTAGATTATCACGGTACAAAACAAGAGTATGTCAATGCAAAAGCTCAACTCATTAAAAATCAAACTAAAACCGACTATTTTGTTTACAACGCTGATCAAGACGAAGTTGTCGCTATTGCAAATAGTGGAAAAGGGATGCACGTTCCGTTTTCAACTACTCGTAAAGTTTCTATTGGGGCGTACATCGAAAACGGTTGGCTTATGTTTCAAACAGAGCGAATTATGCCTGTCAAAGAAATTCGCCTTCCAGGTCAACATAATTTAGAAAACATTTTAGCCGCGGTTGCGGTTGTAAAGTTAAAAGGGGTTTCCAATGACGCCATATACCGGGTGTTAACAACGTTTAGCGGTGTCAAACACCGGACTCAATTTGTAAAAGAGCTTAATGGAAGAGCGTTCTATAATGATTCAAAGGCAACGAATATTTTAGCAACACAAAGTGCATTGAAGGCGTTCGATCAGCCGGTCATTTTACTCGCAGGCGGACTTGACCGTGGCAATAATTTTGATGAACTTGTTCCAGCGATGAAAAACGTAAAAGCACTTATTACGTTTGGGCAGACGGCACAAAAGATTGCCGATGCTGGGAACAAAGCTGGAATAGAAACGATTCGGCGTGTCGATAATGTAGAAGAAGCTGTTCCGGTTGCATACGAATTATCTTCTCCAGGAGATGTCATCTTGCTATCACCAGCTTGTGCAAGCTGGGATCAATATAAAACTTTTGAAGTCCGTGGTGATATTTTTATTGAAGCTGTGCATAAGTTAAAATGAGAGCTTGACTCAATAGAAACATACACCTAGACGAAAACACCGGTATTTAAGCTCTACTAGGTGTGAGAGGTGTTGTCATGTGCCGGTCAAGAAATCGACGCCTGATTTTCTTTTAGTAATAGTCACATTATCGTTACTAGCCGTCGGATTAATTATGGTGTATAGTGCTAGTGCTGTATGGGCGAGTTATAAATTTGACGATTCGTTTTTCTTTGTGAAGCGCCAGCTACTGTTTGCAGGAGTTGGAGTATTTGCCATGTTTTTTTTAATGAACATCGATTATTGGACATGGCGGACATGGGCCAAAGTTTTGTTAATTGTATGTTTTGTTTTACTCATCTTAGTGCTAATTCCAGGAATCGGAGTTGTTCGAAATGGCTCTCGCAGCTGGATTGGTGTCGGGGCATTTTCTATTCAACCTTCTGAATTTATGAAACTAGCCATGATTGCCTTTTTAGCGAAATTTTTATCGGAACGACAAAAAATGATTACCTCTTTTAAGCGAGGATTGCTTCCTTCGCTATCCATTGTGTTTCTTGCGTTTGCCATGATTATGTTACAGCCCGATTTAGGGACAGGGACGGTCATGGTGGGGACGTGTGTGGTGATGATTTTTATCTCAGGTGCCCGTATTAGCCATTTTATTATGTTAGGGATGGTGGGATTAGTAGGTTTTGCAGGATTAGTGTTATCTGCCCCTTATCGAATCAAACGTATTACCTCCTTTTTAGATCCGTGGTCTGATCCGTTAGGGAGCGGTTTTCAAATTATCCAGTCGCTTTATGCTATCGGTCCAGGGGGCTTGTTCGGATTAGGACTTGGGCAAAGTCGTCAAAAGTTTTTTTATTTACCAGAGCCACAAACGGATTTTATTTTTGCTATTATTTCTGAAGAGCTTGGGTTTATCGGGGCGACGTTTGTTCTATTGTTGTTCGCTTTACTATTGTGGCGAGGGATTCGTATATCGTTAGGTGCACCGGATTTATACGGTAGTTTGTTGGCAGTAGGCATTATTTCGATGATTGCCATACAAGTGATGATTAATGTTGGTGTTGTAACAGGCTTGATGCCAGTTACCGGAATCACGTTGCCTTTTTTAAGCTACGGAGGCTCTTCCTTAACATTAATGTTAATGGCTGTAGGTGTATTGTTAAATATCAGCCGTTATGCAAGGTATTAAATGAAAGAAACCTGTAGTTGATACAGGTTTCTTTTCGTTCGTATTGAATTACATTTAATTGGTAAAATTAGAAAATTGGAAAGTAAAAGATGACAAACGGAAAGTAAATACCGAAAAACAGAAAGAAAAAAGAATGAAACGGAAAGAAACAGCCAACGAAAGTCCTCCGCAGGTCCTCCAGCGCGCGTCGAGGCTAATCAGTCGCCTTCGCTTTTCTTACAATAATTCAGTTTTTTTAAATTTCAATGACATTGTTTTACTAACGCCCATGTGTTGTTTAGAATATAGTAGAATAGGGTATCGATGTTAAGGATACATACGTTAAATATATGAGGATACATACGAAAAAGTTTATGAAGATCTGAGGTGGAAACATGAAAATTGTCGTCAGTGGGGGAGGAACGGGCGGCCATATATATCCAGCATTAGCGTTTATCCGTTCCTTGCAACAAAATCACCGGGACACGCAATTTTTATATATAGGTACAGAAAAAGGGCTGGAGTCGAAGCTAGTTCCGCGAGAAAATATTCCTTTTAAAGCAATCGAAATTACTGGTTTTAAGCGCTCATTGTCGTTGGAAAATTTTAAAACCGTTTATCGATTTTTAAAAGGTGTGAAAGATAGTAAAGCGTATTTAAAAGAATTTCAACCCGATGTCGTTATTGGAACGGGTGGCTACGTCTCTGGACCAGTTGTGTATGCAGCGGCGAAATTGGGTATTCCAACAATTATTCATGAACAAAATAGTGTCCCCGGTTTAACAAACAAATTTTTAAGTCGGTACGTAGATTATGTGGCTACGTGTTTTGAATCATCCCATTCGTACTTTCCGGCAGATAAAGTCGTATTGACGGGAAATCCTCGTGCGACCGAAGTGGTAGGTGCCAATGGGAAAGGCGTTTTAGAAAGATTCGGATTATCTCATGAGCTGCCAACCGTTCTTATTTTTAGTGGATCACGTGGTGCTCGGCCGATTAATGAAGCGGTTGTGGAAATGTTAAAAAATTATCCAACCCCTCCCTTTCAAGTGTTATATGTTACTGGTGATGCTCATTATGAACAGGTACAAGAAAAGTTATTAAACACAAAGACCAACCATGTATCGGTTGTACCGTTCATTCATAACATGCCTGAAGTATTGGCAAGTGTCGATCTTGTTGTCTCAAGAGCTGGAGCGACAACATTAGCCGAACTTACAGCTTTAGGTGTACCGTCCATATTAATACCGAGTCCGTATGTGACGAATAATCATCAAGAAAAAAATGCCCGGGCGTTAACGGAAAAAGATGCAGCTATGTTAATCCTTGAAAACGAGTTAACTAGTGAACGTTTGTACAAGAAAATTGAATCTATTTTATCTAACGAAAAAAAGTTAGCGTTAATGAAAAAGAACGCGAAAGCTTTAGGCATACCAGATGCTTCGAATCGCTTGTATAACTTAATTCAATCGTTAACGAAGTAAAATGAACCTTCGGAGAGGAGCGAAAAAATTGAAGGAATTGATTCATAAATTGCAGGAAGCTAATGTAGGGAAGGTGAAAATACAAGAACCGCTTTCCTTGCATACAACCATCAAAATTGGTGGTCCAGCAGATGTTTTTGTGGAACCAAACTCGATAGAAGACTTAAAAAAAACGATGGATATTATAACAAAATATGATGTACCATGGCGAGCGATTGGTCGAGGTTCAAACCTTTTAGTGTC
Encoded here:
- the murG gene encoding undecaprenyldiphospho-muramoylpentapeptide beta-N-acetylglucosaminyltransferase encodes the protein MKIVVSGGGTGGHIYPALAFIRSLQQNHRDTQFLYIGTEKGLESKLVPRENIPFKAIEITGFKRSLSLENFKTVYRFLKGVKDSKAYLKEFQPDVVIGTGGYVSGPVVYAAAKLGIPTIIHEQNSVPGLTNKFLSRYVDYVATCFESSHSYFPADKVVLTGNPRATEVVGANGKGVLERFGLSHELPTVLIFSGSRGARPINEAVVEMLKNYPTPPFQVLYVTGDAHYEQVQEKLLNTKTNHVSVVPFIHNMPEVLASVDLVVSRAGATTLAELTALGVPSILIPSPYVTNNHQEKNARALTEKDAAMLILENELTSERLYKKIESILSNEKKLALMKKNAKALGIPDASNRLYNLIQSLTK
- the spoVE gene encoding stage V sporulation protein E — its product is MPVKKSTPDFLLVIVTLSLLAVGLIMVYSASAVWASYKFDDSFFFVKRQLLFAGVGVFAMFFLMNIDYWTWRTWAKVLLIVCFVLLILVLIPGIGVVRNGSRSWIGVGAFSIQPSEFMKLAMIAFLAKFLSERQKMITSFKRGLLPSLSIVFLAFAMIMLQPDLGTGTVMVGTCVVMIFISGARISHFIMLGMVGLVGFAGLVLSAPYRIKRITSFLDPWSDPLGSGFQIIQSLYAIGPGGLFGLGLGQSRQKFFYLPEPQTDFIFAIISEELGFIGATFVLLLFALLLWRGIRISLGAPDLYGSLLAVGIISMIAIQVMINVGVVTGLMPVTGITLPFLSYGGSSLTLMLMAVGVLLNISRYARY
- a CDS encoding UDP-N-acetylmuramoyl-L-alanine--D-glutamate ligase, with amino-acid sequence MKTIKKYENKKVLVLGLAKSGVSAASLLHKLGAFVTVNDYKPLSENPEAQNLLDEGIKVICGGHPLELIDEGFELIVKNPGIPYDNPLVERALKKGIPIITEVELAYEICEAEFIGITGTNGKTTTTTLIFEMLKEGGKAPLIAGNIGKVASEVVQQATKANDIVIELSSFQLMGIDKFCPKIAVLTNIYDAHLDYHGTKQEYVNAKAQLIKNQTKTDYFVYNADQDEVVAIANSGKGMHVPFSTTRKVSIGAYIENGWLMFQTERIMPVKEIRLPGQHNLENILAAVAVVKLKGVSNDAIYRVLTTFSGVKHRTQFVKELNGRAFYNDSKATNILATQSALKAFDQPVILLAGGLDRGNNFDELVPAMKNVKALITFGQTAQKIADAGNKAGIETIRRVDNVEEAVPVAYELSSPGDVILLSPACASWDQYKTFEVRGDIFIEAVHKLK